The DNA sequence ATGAGTGTATCAATTCACGCCTTTGAATAGCATAGTCAAATGAAGAAATCATTAAAATGCAAAAACCAATATGTATCTTCTAGTATCTTATACAACAATAACTCCAAGAACAAGTAAACTTTATCATATCAGGTGTGTTTGTGTTTAGAATAAATCAACATAGCTGGATTGTAATTCTTTCATTTTTGGGCACTGAAGTGTTAAATTGTGCTAACCCTTGCTGTTTTACTTTGCAAGGCAGAAATTATTGCAAATGATTCCCATAAGATGCTAAAATAGTGATCCCTATATGTTGGTGATTACTTTAATAggatattatttatttctttcagGGAGGTGAGAAGTTGGGTTATGAGACCGAAGCATTTGCAATTTATGATGTGATGAGGTTAATatctatgctttttttttttatcatcttgtCTATCTTTATGTTACTTATGTTGACAGATGTCTTTTAGTTGAGAACATGTATAAcaactctttattttcttttccgtTCTGATTTCGGTGGGGAAACCTATAATCAGGATGTTGGTGCTCCatgcaaaaatatataaaataatagtatGAAATGCCATATTCatcctttttttttccatttctttcattTTATCCCATTCCTCTTTATGCTTTTTTGCAACATTAAATAACCTTGAACTTGAAATTCTTAGGCAGATCCTTGAAGAGGCCACCACATTGAGCAAAATGTCCATGTTGTTGACTAAATATCCATGGTTGCCAGTTATATACAACAATAAAgaccaactttgggccaaaacggGCCTTATATTTGTTATACTGGGAGCAATGAGAAACAAATATTAATTGGGGTTAAGGGAGGAGTCATCATCATaactttatattttaatttcacaaTTGTGTGCTGCTTGTTGGAATACGGTATGATATTAGAATGCGaggattttttagtttttattttttttaaaaaacaattcTTTCCCTTTTAGGGAAGATTATTGGAGGTGGCGGTGCATGtgtagaagaggaagaaagagagagggacaGAAGGAGGGGGGAGAGGGGGAGAGGAGGTGGAGGATAGGGCATAAGGGACAAAGTGAGGAGATGAGTTGCCACTATACCCTGTAGACTTGAAAAATGGGGAGGGAAGTCATGGAGTGGGGTAGTGAAAGAGAGATAGAAAGACAAAAtagaaatttcaaaataaaatttacttttgaagtatttaaatacaataataacaacaataacattCTATTCCATATAGCATAGCAGGGCTTAATTTTATGTTCATCTCTGCCACTCTTAATTTTATGTTCATGCTCACCCTTTGTCATCTAACATTCTATTCCATATAGCATAACCGGTCTAAGGGTAATGTGATAAAAtttacatttaaattttaaaggtaCCATTTTGTTATTTAGAGAACCAGACGCATTCTGCCACTTTGACCTGCCTTTTTGGATTTTATGTTTTACATCCTCTATTTCCTCGTTATCCTGTATGATATTCAAGATACTTAAAAAACTTTACTTGTGGTAGTATGCTTTCTCTAATTTTCACTTCTCTATTAGTGTTTCCCCTCCGTGTGccaaacttacattccatatattctgtcTTACTGAGGCATATGTGCAAACTGTACCTCTCTAAAGCTTCTCTCCACTAATATAGCTTTTTATTTAAATCCTCCTTTGattctcccataaggacgatgtTATCGACAAAAAACATGCACCATGGTACGGGTACTTGTATATGCTCAGTGACCACTTCTAAAACCAATATGAAAAGATATAGACTTAGAGATGATCCTTGGTGCAGTTCTACACCAATGAGAAACTCCTCTGTCACACCATCTCAAGTCTTCATACTAGTTGTAACCCATCGTACGTATTCCTAATTGCACAAAAATATGCAATcattactctcttcttttctaaaaTCTTCCATAAGACTTCTCTTGTTATCCTATGATATGTTTTTTTCAAGATCAATAAACACCATACGTAGATCCTTTATGTTACTCCAATACCTATCCATCATTCTTCTTAACAAGTATATAGTTTCAGTGGTGGATTTACATAGCATaaaaccaaattggttctctAGAACCTGTGTCTCCTGTCTCAACTTCCATTCTATCTCCATCTCCCAttcatggtatgactcatgaTCTTGATTCCTCTGAAGTTTTCACAATTTTGTATAttccttattcttgtagatagggaCTAAGGTGCTCTTCCTCCACTCATCTGCAATCTTCTTaggtaataataaaaatatttttgtaagaaTCTTGGACCACTAAGGATCTAAATATACTTTCCCACCAAAGAAAGCTCCTTCTTTTCTACCCTCAACTCTCATGGGCATATAGAATGGTAGAAGTTTATTACCAACTTTTGCCAATGAAGGCCCAGCATTAAAATCATTATGTTATTATatcttattagtttttaatttcacACAATATGAAATGtttattatatctttttattGTGTAACTTGTTCACAACTTCAATTTCTGGTTGAAAGTTTGTGTTTATAAATCTAGCTAAGTTGTCTTGTTATAGGTATGTCAAGCCTCCTATATTTACCCTTTGTGTTGGTAATGCTTGGGGAGAAGCAGCTTTGCTTTTGGCTTCTGGTGCAAAGGGAAACCGTTCTGCTTTGCCATCATCAACAATAATGATAAGACAGGTATGATCTAGAATATTTCTTTCTATACTTAGTTTATGTCGATTATGTTGAGGATCTTTTCCACAATTCTAGAACATCTTAACATATTATAATTTTCAATTTGCAGCCAATAGCAAGGTTTCAAGGACAAGCAACGGACGTTAACCTTGCAAGAAAAGAAGTCAATAATGTGAAGACAGAATTGGTTAGAACAATAATGATCTTTTCTATACTTTTATGTGTGTCGGTTCAACTTTATGTGATCATTATTATGAAAAGTTATGCGGCTGATGCTTTATTTTGTGTGTGGTAGAGCTATGGCTTAACGCTTTCTTGTTCCCTTCAACCAGAGGCTGCAATTATGAATGATTACTTATGTTTGAGACTATATATATGTTTGGCCTTCAATAGTCTATTTATGCATGTTTTAGATTTAAATGCTGACCCTTATGATTGAGGATTTCATTCATTATCATTAACTAATATTGATTTAAAGAATACAGATTATAACAACAAAAGTTCACTTaattctttccatttttcaagGTTAAATTATATGCAAAGCATATTGAAAAAACACCTGAGCAGATTGAAGCTGATATTCAGCGCCCAAAGTATTTTAGTCCAAGTGAAGCTGTCGAATATGGTATCATAGATAAGGTATTTGCCATCTCAAAGTTACATTTTGGTGCTCacatctttctttctttattttttaattattattatcatcatcatcatcatcatcatcattattactattattattattattatgggttTGGGGGAGGAGGGGTGTCATTTACTTTGCGAAATAAATGTTGTCTTTTTGCAGGTATTATACAATGATAGAAGCACCGAGGATCATGGAGTTGTTTCTGACCTCAAAAAGGCACAGCTTATTTAGCTGTTTGAGAGGTTGAATCGCTAGTTGTTAGTGTTTTTCAGGTAAGTATGTCTGGAGTCATCAATTTGTCATATTAAacagctcctgtagctccaaaattgAATGGATCCATAACACCTCCAACATATTAGTAAAAGAGGGCAGCTCAATGCTCTAGTCTCCTTCCTAATGGGGTAGTGCATGGGTTGATATATTCCATTATATCCTTGCAAACAGAGTTTGTTTCTAGGATTTGATCCCGTAATCTCCAAGTTATATATGACAGCCTTACAGCAAAGTGTACTGCCCTAGTCAGTTAGGTGGTCACCTCCGGTCATGTTTACATTCTGAATAAGCTCTAACGTTTTTGTGTCTATGGAATGATTAATTGTCCAAAGTTGTCCCCATGATTGCACTAGCCACGAGTTAGTGCTTGATACTTGTGCTGAAACAAGGAAGCTCTAAATGTGTTAAACTTTTTGGGCACACCATGCTTTCaataagattctcaacccttTATGATATAAAGTAGTAAGGTGCTTTTGACATTGGCATCCACAACCTATACAGTTTTTCTATTATGTTCTATTCCACTACTAGGTGCAAGCATAAAGACTTTCTTTATTAGGAGTTATTGCCTGTACTTTAAATGCAATTCTTCCCACCCACTCTCCCGTGAAATCTGAAAAAGTAAGCCTCAAGGAGAACGGACACGTAGAACACTTTGGGTGAGATTGCTGCTTGATTGAGATGAGTGTGTCCACTAGATTTAGGTTGTGACTGGGTGGGGGAATGGTCTTCCTTTTATTTGGCTTGATATAATTTGATATTTGGTTAGTTGCTTGCTCGTTTTGGACACTTGCCACCTACGGATGTGAGAGATTGGAATTATGAGCCTTGCACATATGATTGTCCTTTCGtctttattgtatattttatgCATTATCTAAGATTATAAAGTTGCGTTTGTTTATAAGGATAGGACACTGAGACATGAATACAGAGACATTGTGTCCTATgatactgaattagtgtattttgtgtcctcCTTAACAGGAAGGATATAGAGACACTGCGCGgagacacaatttatttttttattttttttatcactaTAAGATTTTTATAgctatattttttatcattttattttttattttaaattttatgtgaagaaaaaaatgaatgtaAATTAGACTTTTTATTGTTTGttctattttgaaaaaaatgaatgTAAATTAGACTTTTTATTGTTTGTTCTATTTTATGTTCAGTTTATCACCAAAcgaaatacaaaaatactaatttttttgtcTTTGTCCTTTGTGTCATGCTCTCAGTGTCTTGTCTTGtcttgttttcaaaatcaaacgcAGCTTAAGTGGCATGTCTTTTGTATGGGTTGGTTCCTAGGTGACATGTCTCATACCTATATTCTTATTTtcggttttatttatttatctttcagaAATGATTAGGTCCATGCAGGATGTGAGTGTTCATGGATTAACTTATCTAATTTGACATTTTTGTAACAGTATGTATGGATTTGACTGAACTTTTGTTTTACACTCAGGATTTGATTAGAAACTTATAAAACTATAAcgacctaattgaaaattgagCAAAACTGTAAAGATtgctaaaataattaaactgaatCATTGATTCACAAGATGGGGGGTTCTATAAGAGTATCTAAATTCTAATCAATGGTCGAACCCGAAATCTATGCATGTTGTAGTAAAGTCTAATGATCAAATAAGTGGATCTATTCTTGGTTCAGCATGAGTAAGATGTGTAAGTATGCTGTTGTTCTGATATATCTGAATGTTGTTTTATTCACTACAGACAATGGAGACTGGGAAATGTAAATCAGCTCAAATGGAAGACGTAGAAGACCAGAAGCCGTGATCTGAAACCATGCCATGCCAAACCCTTGTCCAAGCAAGAAGCAACTAGTAGAAATCAAAATCTAGGTGTTAATACCGTTAAATTATTTTTGCCTCCCCCCAACAAGAGGCATTGATGTCTATTTCTGTCTACATTGTAATATGTTGTGCGTGATTGTATTCCggttaattttattctaaattttataaagTTTTGCTGCCAAAACTAGAATTAATGAAAGTTGGAATAAGCTAGTGTTTGAATCAGCTTATTTTCAGCCCAAAAACTCTGTAAATGTACTCGTTAGATTAGATAGTTCATTTAATGCTTGGTTGCTAaacatataatttaatattaaaaaacgtTATTTGGTAGACACTTATACACTATTGACTTGTTCTTGTTTTTTATGATAACTGCTTACTGAGAGGACGACGAAAGGACTACATGACAAACATACCGTTCAAGGCAGAATGTTAGGTAGCAAGAcagtaaaaatttttttatagacaACATTAATAGTGTGATATGAAACTGTGCCTTTAGAACCAACAGATAATATCTTTAGTTCAGAATGCATGTTGACCCGAGAGAGCGCAACATAAAGCTGACCATGAGTAAAAACAGGCCTTGGAAATGGAAGATACACGCCAACGGTTGATAGCGTATCGCAAAGCAAAGCGCAACCGGAAACTGTCGTCGAGTAAACCTGATTGGTAATGCATCATTATTAGGTAACAAGTTCATCCTGGGAATAAAGACAACCTTACCAGTATTACGACCTGCTAATATGACGCACTCAATGACATGGTCGCCAAGACGTCTAACCTGCATTCGCGTACCGTTGCATAATCCATCGGATTGGTCAATATTGCGAAGAAGCATCACAGGAACACCGATTTTAAGAACTAACCGATGTTGGGGAATTCCTGAACAATTTAACGCATACAATGACTCCGTGCTCATTGTGTATAATTCAGATTCCAGATGACCATCTTCATTAATTAGTGTATCAGAGCTCAAGTAAACCCTCTCGTTGTCAGGCATCAATGACATCACATGATTGTTTACTTCAGTTACAACATCAAGTGTTGGTGCTAATATACTTCTACCCTTAAAATAATCCATGCTAGAAGAATGGAGTAAGATGTCAGGATAAACGAACAACACCAAATCATGCAGACATGGAGACTCAATATCCAGCAGCAAGTTGTCGGGTATTCTAATAACTGATTTGCCATCGGTGCTGTCTCCGAGTAACCCGTCACCAATTTGAAGCAGCCATTTAGCAAATTCCTCTAATTGTACACCGTGGATATCTCGCGAACCACGGCACAACCTCATGTTTTCAGTTAACTGCAACACTTGGCAAGATTGCCACAGGTTAGAAGCATTAGTACACGAATGAACGATCTTTTCCCGGGAACCACGAGGAATCACAGGCAATATCTGACGGAAATCACCTCCCAAAACAACAATTTTCCCACCAAATGGAGCATCAGGATTATATCCACGATCAAAACGAAGAACATCCTTAAGGCACTTGTCGAGCGCTTCGATGCAAAATTTATTTAACATAGGTGCCTCATTCCATATAATTAATTTTGCAGATGAAATAACACGCGCGAGGGGTGTGCCTTGCCTTATATTACAAATAGAGTCCTGGTTAACACTGAGTGGAACCTTAAAGCGTGCATGAGCAGTTCGCCCATTAGGCAACAACAGCATTGCAATGCCACTGGATGCAATGTTGAGAACAATATCACCCTTCGACCTTATTGAAGCAGACAGTGCATTCCATAGAAAAGTCTTACCAGTTCCACCGTATCCACACACAGAAAAAACCACCAGCGCCACGACTAACTGCATTCGCTATTGTGTCGAACGCAACGCGCTGGTCTCGATTTAGCCAGGAACACAAATCCACGGAAATACTTGCCAACTCTGTCCTAtcgaaattgagctcataaaaaATGACTGTGTGGAAAGGTTCAGTCGAATCAACAGAATCAGGAAACAGCATGTCAGTAAATTCTTTTAGGTTCCTACCATTCGTCTGCAAAAGTTTTTCGATTTTGGCAAGCGTGATGGACTTAATCTCATGAACGGAACGTTGGAAACCTAAAATCAAAATGCAAGATACTTACATCAGAACCAAATTCGACACGATGATGACGGGAAAGTAAAATAAATGCATAAAACACTGCAAGAGGTGGAAAAGAAGGAAACTTTTTAAATGGATTGGTCTGAATTTTTGGCAAAACAATAACACAATAGCATAAACAATCTAAAAAGTTTACCCACGTTATGTCTTCCAGAAAGCATCGAGTTGTCTACACAATGTTGCCAACATTGCTCCCACACCATGTCAGGGCGCACAATGTTGTTTGACATCAAAAGCATTGCAAACAACCTTTTGATATGCCCACGCACTGGCTTCATTAAGTGCATCGATAAATTCCCTATCGTTCTGCAATAACCCTAGTGCATAACAGGCCTCTTTGAATGTATCGTACACAATGCCACCAACAGAACGTACATTAGTAAATGTCGGCAccctttttgataattcaataacaAACGAAGGTAGTATTCCTCTCCATGCGAGTGAGGAATATGTGTGAGAAGACCAATCACATTCCCTTGCTTCTGTGGCCTTCACATATGCCCCTTCTTGTTCCAAACAAAAAATGACGGCATCTCCGCGTAAGTCAGTGTACGGGCTAGATCAAAATCCTTGTTAGCCTTAAACTAGCCAATAAACATACTATCCTTTGAGGCAGCAGCCTCGATAACATTCTCAATAAGCTGATGATCTTTGTACAAAACATTTTGTTCATTTGGCAGATGGAATGGAAGGTGGATGACGTTAGCCTCTTTGAATTGAATCTCAAACCCGAATAGCCGCCAGGATGCCTCACAAGCAGATATATACCGGCAATCATAGTAGTTTTGGATTTCATCCACAGTGACAACAGAATTAGCTGAATCATGTGATTGGAAGAATGAAGCTGTGACACGGTCATTACCTTTGTGGACGTACCTGAACAAATACTTAATAGCAGATGTCTGGTAAGTATACTCGACATTTATGTGGCACCCATACTTAAGGAGCAATGTTGCTTTGCACGGGACAATAAACCGATTGTCGAGGTTAACATTCCTCTTGCTTGTTGAACGAGCATTATCCGACCGTTTATACTTGGGAAAACCTGCATTGTCTATGGCTGTTTTCTCACGGAAAGGTATTGGATAAAACTTGGAACACCTCCTATTAACCATACACGGGCCACTCGTGTTTAAAACTCCACAAGGTCCATGAACCATGAATTTCTGGACTAAGCTATACAGCTTAGGTTGGGTGTGTTCGTTAGGTATCTCGGCCAAAATATGATGGTCAATATCATCGGATGATCTAGGCTTCTCGGCTGgctgaacaaataataaaatatgacaGTGGGGAAGACCACGCTTCTGGAATTCAACTGTGTAcacaaattaaacaaagaaattgggaaaaagaaaagaatatgttAGGGGACAAATAACCATTGATGGAAAAAGAACAAATGTGTTGGCGTGACCTTGAAGACACTGAATGAAAAAACTTACTTCCTTTGGGCTTTCCGAATATAGACCCATCCTTTAAGTCTTTTAGCAAGGCGTCTAACTTGATCTTGAAAACCCTTGAAATGATATTAGGCTTGTCACTTGGCTTTAATGAATAGTCTGCAACGCAATCTTTAATCTCGTTCCAATCTGGGTTACATGTGATAGTAATGAAATAGCTAGGGTAACCGGCATACCTGCAAATAGCAAATGCATCTTTGCAATTGTTGTACATGTACTGGGGACCGCCGACAAATGAAGATGGTAGGATAACTCGTTTTCTAGTTCTTGCAGCCTGTGTCTCACCCTGAATTAGGCACTCATGTAGGCCTTGCAGTTGATGGGAGCGAAACTTGCTCTGGTGGAACCTGTGATATTGTAATCTTTTAGCTTCAACCATGGTGTAACTATTAACCAAAAATTGTTGGAACAAACGTCTTAATTTGAGAAGAACTTGTGACTCATGTGATCTCATTTGGATTTGAAAAGACAGAAACTCCCTCATGCTAATTGTTTCTCGCTTATGTAACTATTGCTTAGATCTTTCATCAGATATTAAAATATCACTCCGAAAACCATCTCCATACGGAAAAAGCAAGGGGTACTGTAGTGCAAGGTACTGGGGATGATTAACATCAATGCGTTTCAACTGATTCGAATGCATCTGAAGTACAACGTCCCTCGAAAGGTTATCCATATCAAAATCACCTACAATAAGAGCAGCAACTTCAGACGCTGATGGTAGATTATATCTTCTACCATCAGTATTCCTCTTCTTGATAAGACGAAGCCATAGCGGAGTGGTTGAATCTTCAGCGAACCTTTGCCTATCATATCAAAAAGACTTAGCAAGAGAGTTGTGGGAATCAAGCATGCTACTGAGGTCGGCCACAATGGTATGATCTATAGATTTGTGTTGATTAGACAGGCTACAttaacccaaaaataaaatacatcAAGATAAATCCAGGTCAGACAGGAATCATATAATACACATATTAAAATATCAACAGCCCATCAGTACCACCAACTCACCCAATTGCATCAATCCTATTCTAGACTTCATTTTCCGTATCATAAAAATAGAGCTGAGCAAACTTGGGCTTGGTAGACTGCTATGGCATCAAACTTCCAATTGAATGGTAATTTTGGCCACTAATAACAAACATGGAGGGAGCGGAACCCTTATTTAGTGTGTACTGAATCTTACTAGCCATAGATGTGAACAAAAGCATACCATTATATGCTCTGATATGTTTTTGATAATGCAAAGCTCGTTCATCATCACCATCCAACAACACCCCCAACAATGGTGGCGGAACCGGCAACAAAGGGAGAGTGACCTTTCCACTCATACAACAAATACCAAATAATATAGTGTTGTTGGCTCCACCTTTCGCAAGGCGCTCATGCATCCACATGTTCGCCCCATAAAAAACACATATTTGCGTGGGTTGCCCAATAGACCAAACATCTAGTGAACAtatgaaataaaatgaaattgagcTTTGCAGGAGTGCCAAAATAGGTCAAAATATCTATAAACTCATAATCATAGTCATTGAGAATAACACCTGGTTCAGTAGAAGATGCAACAAAAGCTTTAATGTGGACGTCGCTAGCCTGAGGCAGATAAAAACGTGCATACCAGGACAAAGGAGGATAGCCAACCAGGCTGCATAT is a window from the Arachis hypogaea cultivar Tifrunner chromosome 1, arahy.Tifrunner.gnm2.J5K5, whole genome shotgun sequence genome containing:
- the LOC112712747 gene encoding uncharacterized protein, which produces MVEAKRLQYHRFHQSKFRSHQLQGLHECLIQGETQAARTRKRVILPSSFVGGPQYMYNNCKDAFAICRYAGYPSYFITITCNPDWNEIKDCVADYSLKPSDKPNIISRVFKIKLDALLKDLKDGSIFGKPKGIEFQKRGLPHCHILLFVQPAEKPRSSDDIDHHILAEIPNEHTQPKLYSLVQKFMVHGPCGVLNTSGPCMVNRRCSKFYPIPFREKTAIDNAGFPKYKRSDNARSTSKRNVNLDNRFIVPCKATLLLKYGCHINVEYTYQTSAIKYLFRYVHKGNDRVTASFFQSHDSANSVVTVDEIQNYYDCRYISACEASWRLFGFEIQFKEANVIHLPFHLPNEQNVLYKDHQLIENVIEAAASKDRAYVKATEARECDWSSHTYSSLAWRGILPSFVIELSKRVPTFTNVRSVGGIVYDTFKEACYALGLLQNDREFIDALNEASFQRSVHEIKSITLAKIEKLLQTNGRNLKEFTDMLFPDSVDSTEPFHTVIFYELNFDRTELASISVDLCSWLNRDQRVAFDTIANAVSRGAGGFFCVWIRWNCGIAMLLLPNGRTAHARFKVPLSVNQDSICNIRQGTPLARVISSAKLIIWNEAPMLNKFCIEALDKCLKDVLRFDRGYNPDAPFGGKIVVLGGDFRQILPVIPRGSREKIVHSCTNASNLWQSCQVLQLTENMRLCRGSRDIHGVQLEEFAKWLLQIGDGLLGDSTDGKSVIRIPDNLLLDIESPCLHDLVLFVYPDILLHSSSMDYFKGRSILAPTLDVVTEVNNHVMSLMPDNERVYLSSDTLINEDGHLESELYTMSTESLYALNCSGIPQHRLVLKIGVPVMLLRNIDQSDGLCNGTRMQVRRLGDHVIECVILAGRNTGKVYSTTVSGCALLCDTLSTVGVYLPFPRPVFTHGQLYVALSRVNMHSELKILSVGSKGTVSYHTINVVYKKIFTVLLPNILP